A genomic region of Prochlorococcus marinus XMU1405 contains the following coding sequences:
- a CDS encoding aminotransferase class IV: MIETLGWHKDQWLDIERIFIAANNRGLKFADGIFETILIKENKPILFDEHLKRLEKSSKILNINLKINKLTLKQLIHDGIRKLSLKNDQFASVRINYSRGTNEGRTLTIDSTSETKDLDNIWLEFYRIKPNFNPISVCISQTEKINEFSLISKCKTFSYNQAIQVLTEANEKSFDDSILLNTSGELCCGSTFNLLIKRNNQWITPRKESGCLEGIMISKALKLKIVKEELIPPNFQNDDIIIAINSLSCRQINQVNDLKLKPKFDPIYFWDLLYS, translated from the coding sequence ATGATTGAAACATTAGGCTGGCACAAGGATCAATGGTTGGATATTGAAAGAATATTTATTGCTGCTAATAATAGAGGATTAAAATTTGCTGATGGTATATTTGAGACCATTTTGATAAAAGAAAACAAACCTATTCTTTTTGATGAACATCTGAAAAGGTTAGAAAAAAGTAGCAAGATTTTAAATATTAATCTCAAAATAAATAAATTAACTTTGAAACAACTTATTCACGATGGAATTAGAAAGTTATCGCTTAAAAATGATCAATTTGCTTCAGTAAGAATAAACTATAGTCGAGGAACTAATGAAGGTCGAACCCTAACAATTGATAGCACTTCAGAGACAAAAGATTTGGATAATATATGGCTTGAGTTCTATAGAATCAAACCAAATTTTAATCCAATAAGCGTTTGCATTAGTCAAACAGAAAAAATAAATGAATTCAGTCTTATAAGTAAATGCAAAACATTTTCATATAATCAGGCAATACAAGTTTTGACAGAAGCTAATGAAAAATCATTTGATGATTCTATCCTTTTGAATACGTCAGGTGAACTTTGTTGTGGAAGTACATTTAATCTTCTAATTAAACGAAATAATCAATGGATTACTCCTAGAAAAGAGAGCGGCTGTTTAGAGGGGATTATGATTTCTAAAGCTTTAAAATTGAAAATTGTAAAAGAAGAATTAATTCCTCCAAATTTTCAAAATGATGACATAATAATTGCAATTAATAGCTTATCTTGCAGACAAATTAATCAAGTTAATGATTTAAAGCTTAAACCTAAATTCGATCCAATTTATTTTTGGGATTTATTATATAGTTGA
- the cobA gene encoding uroporphyrinogen-III C-methyltransferase: MPGIVYLVGAGPGDPELLTLKALRLIKNCDALVHDALIPDEITKEAGKNTEIFHVGKRAGKCSVPQAETNDLILKLAKEGKNVVRLKGGDPFVFSRGGEEVSILEKNGISVEIVPGITSGIAAPTYFGIPLTHRDAASSVTFVTGHERVDNEKKTVNWRDLAKSSDSLVIFMGIKNIEYIVEELILGGLDKNTKCAVIQEATLKNQKCLIEKLDNLPAKIKDKEFLAPSIIIIGKIVEFKVNNNITKVSDVYLPDINKVQLYNKSQK, from the coding sequence GTGCCCGGCATTGTTTATTTAGTTGGAGCAGGTCCTGGTGACCCTGAGCTTTTGACTCTTAAAGCTTTACGTCTAATAAAAAACTGTGATGCATTAGTTCATGATGCTTTAATCCCGGATGAAATAACAAAAGAGGCAGGAAAAAATACAGAAATTTTCCATGTAGGCAAAAGAGCTGGGAAGTGTTCTGTACCTCAGGCTGAAACTAATGATCTTATTTTGAAATTGGCAAAAGAAGGCAAAAATGTCGTAAGGCTTAAAGGAGGAGATCCATTCGTTTTTTCTAGAGGTGGTGAAGAGGTATCGATTTTAGAAAAAAATGGAATTTCAGTTGAAATCGTTCCTGGTATTACTTCTGGGATAGCTGCCCCCACATATTTTGGTATTCCACTAACCCATAGAGATGCTGCTAGTTCCGTAACTTTCGTCACTGGACATGAGCGCGTAGATAACGAAAAAAAGACAGTGAATTGGAGAGATTTAGCTAAATCATCAGATAGTTTAGTAATTTTTATGGGTATAAAAAATATTGAATATATTGTGGAAGAATTAATTCTTGGTGGTTTAGATAAGAATACCAAATGCGCTGTGATTCAAGAAGCTACTTTAAAAAATCAAAAATGTTTGATTGAGAAATTAGATAATCTTCCAGCTAAAATCAAAGATAAAGAATTTTTAGCTCCATCAATTATCATTATTGGAAAAATTGTTGAATTTAAGGTTAATAACAATATAACTAAAGTTTCTGATGTCTACTTACCAGATATTAATAAAGTTCAACTATATAATAAATCCCAAAAATAA